The Thermogemmatispora onikobensis DNA window GAAAGTGTTGCATTGAGGCATGACGAGACGAGGCGAGTCGAGTCGAAAGGGGATGAAGGGCAATCCCCTCTGTCAATCTGCCTCTCCTTTCCAGGCGATGAGCGTCTGGAGCAGCTGCTGCCGATCTACCAGCCCCAAAGGCGCTCCCTGCTCATCAACAACCACCAGGCGTTTGATCCGGTGTGCTACCAGCAGTCGCACAGCCTCCGTCACCCTGGTAGCAGGCGTCACGCTGAAAAGTCGAGGGCGCATCACCTGACGAGCAAGCAGACTTTTCGAGCGGCCCTGAAGTGCCTCTTCCGGGAAGGCAAGACCAAAGCGCTGGGCAAGAGCCAGGAGCGGATTACGCCGGGCGGGCAGTCGCTGGGCTGCGAGCACATCGCTGTCGCCAATCACCCCAATCGCGCGGCCAGCCTCATCAACGACGATGATGCGGCGTAAGGGCGTTTCTTGGATACGGCGAAGCAGCTCGAAGAAAGGCGTATCCGCTGTCACCGCTGGTACCGGAGTGACGGGCGCTTCGCCGACCGTCTGCAGTCTCTTCTTCTGAAGAGGACGCTCAGGACGGGCAGAAACAGCGGCTTCATCTGTCAAATGATCGGCATAGTACCGTAGGATCGTCTCTTGATCCAGCATCCCCACCAGTCGGCCCTGGGCATCGACGATTGGGGCGCGTGTGATCTGGTGGGCTGTTAACCAACGAGCGGCGATCTCAATCGGAGTGTCTTCTCTCAGGACCAGAGGCTCCCGCATCACTTCGCGGGCCACCCGATTCGCAGTCAACAGCTGCTGGAGCGCGGCGGCTAGCTGTGGCCCATCGCTAATCTGCCGCCAGTCAAGCTGCTGGAGCAATCCGGTTTGGTCGAGCAGGGAGCCAAGCGTAATCACACCTCGCACCCGCTGGGTTGGATCAACAACGACCAGCAGCTTGCTTTGCTGCTCCAGGAGATGATGAGCAATCTCTCGCAGCGATGTCTCCTCAGTGACTGTGGTCGCCTGTGTCATAATATGCTGCACTTGCCGCTGTAGTATGAGTGGGCGAACCAGCATCGCTGCGCAGGATGCTTCATTGGCCACGCGGCGAGCCGTTCCGCCGCTCGTGGTACTCCAGGGGTGTTCCTGCCCTGTGGCACCGACAATGAGCAGATCGATCCTCAGCGCTCTGGCAAGATCCACCAGCACACTGCTGGCATGGCCACGACGAGCAAGGCTGTCAATAGCGACCCCGGCCAGGTGGGCCTCAGCCTCGGCCAGTGCCTGAAGAGAGGTGATGTAAGCTTCCCAATCCCAGTGCAGCCTTTCGGCAGGTGCCTCTCCCAACGCCTTCGTTGGAGGCCTCATCGGCCCTTCAATCACTGAGGCAATATGGAGCGAGGCAGCAAGCCCTTTGGCTAATTGAAGGCCGATGCGAAACGCCTGCCAGCTCAGTGCAGAGCCGTCCAATCCAATCAGGATCTGGTGGAAAAGTGGTGGCTGTGGTTTCGCCCGTATAATCAGCACACTACATGGCGTTTGACTCACAATCTTGTCTGCGGTACTGCCCAGGGCCTCGCCCCAGACGCTCGAATGCCCCTGCGCACCCAGGACCAGCAGATCACAGCGCTCGGCCTCAAGGTAAGCCAGAATCGCCTGACCTTCGTGGCCACTTGTGATCACCGTCCGCACAGCGAGGCCACGGCGTGTGGCTTGGCGACGCAGCGTCGCGTGAATCTGCTGATAATAGGCCTGCGCTGCCAGGTGCTCCTGGGTCCTCTCTTCTTGAGTTGAAACATAGTGGGGAGGAGTCTCCTCGACCGACAGGATATGCAACTCTGCCTGCGACAGCCTTCCCAGTTCAATTGCTGCCTCTGCAGCCCACAAAGAAGTTTCCGAGCCGTCGACTGCTGCAAGAATACGTTGAAACATCGCTTCTCTCCCTCTCAGAGAGCCCGCAGAATGAGGATCAGCAAGACGATCAAGAAGATGTAGGCTACGTACTGGTTAATATTCCCTGACTGGATGACCTGAGCATGGCGTGTCAGCCAACGCAGAGCCTGCCATCCTGGCCGGTAGAGCACACGTTCAAATGGCCCAGGGATCTCCTGCTCATAGATCATTTGCCCCTGACGATGCCGGGCTGCCGCGGCCTGCAGCGCATATCTCACTCGTGAGCGATAGAGGCTATTGAAAATGATGCGGATGGGATTACTGAAAGCCAGGTCGGTATAGGTCATAGCAGCGGTAAAGTGCGCAATGCCTCCGGCCCAGACGGGTCCTTTGCGGCTCCTGCCGAGCGGACGC harbors:
- a CDS encoding universal stress protein, encoding MFQRILAAVDGSETSLWAAEAAIELGRLSQAELHILSVEETPPHYVSTQEERTQEHLAAQAYYQQIHATLRRQATRRGLAVRTVITSGHEGQAILAYLEAERCDLLVLGAQGHSSVWGEALGSTADKIVSQTPCSVLIIRAKPQPPLFHQILIGLDGSALSWQAFRIGLQLAKGLAASLHIASVIEGPMRPPTKALGEAPAERLHWDWEAYITSLQALAEAEAHLAGVAIDSLARRGHASSVLVDLARALRIDLLIVGATGQEHPWSTTSGGTARRVANEASCAAMLVRPLILQRQVQHIMTQATTVTEETSLREIAHHLLEQQSKLLVVVDPTQRVRGVITLGSLLDQTGLLQQLDWRQISDGPQLAAALQQLLTANRVAREVMREPLVLREDTPIEIAARWLTAHQITRAPIVDAQGRLVGMLDQETILRYYADHLTDEAAVSARPERPLQKKRLQTVGEAPVTPVPAVTADTPFFELLRRIQETPLRRIIVVDEAGRAIGVIGDSDVLAAQRLPARRNPLLALAQRFGLAFPEEALQGRSKSLLARQVMRPRLFSVTPATRVTEAVRLLVAHRIKRLVVVDEQGAPLGLVDRQQLLQTLIAWKGEAD